One segment of Mycolicibacterium baixiangningiae DNA contains the following:
- a CDS encoding helix-turn-helix transcriptional regulator — protein MELIGAKEVSDMTGVPVGTLRYWRHSNIGPASFTLGRRVVYRREEVLRWISQRENATRRGGGDAA, from the coding sequence ATGGAACTGATAGGAGCGAAGGAAGTCTCGGACATGACCGGCGTTCCGGTCGGCACGCTGAGGTATTGGCGGCATTCGAACATTGGGCCGGCGAGCTTCACGCTGGGCCGCCGAGTCGTGTACCGGCGGGAGGAGGTTCTGCGATGGATCTCGCAGCGCGAGAATGCAACCCGGAGGGGTGGCGGCGACGCCGCGTGA